The Dioscorea cayenensis subsp. rotundata cultivar TDr96_F1 chromosome 19, TDr96_F1_v2_PseudoChromosome.rev07_lg8_w22 25.fasta, whole genome shotgun sequence genome includes a window with the following:
- the LOC120250582 gene encoding probable fructokinase-1 — MPLQTLKPSIHGVRESLLSVKQRAFLLPKQWRSIPAEKNRCDLRITVARGGNKVDGFGGKYGEVLRRNGVGMKDVDMATLGNLCVDIVLDVPSLPPALKDERLAYMERLEASPPDKKHWEAGGNCNLAIAAARLGLHCASLGHVGDEIYGHFLLDVLREEGIDFVDMNENIESICRESISYQTLLCWVLVDPFQKHGFCSRADFSDEPMFNWMRELSAKAKIAIQLSKILFCNGYAFDEFSSDIIISALYCAIDMGTAVFFDPGPRARTLLLGLPQQQRALELFLRHSDVLLFTADEAESLTGITNPIQAGQELLKKGAHTRWVIIKMGGKGSILITNSSIICAPAFKVNVVDTVGCGDSFTAAIGYGFLHDISPVSTLVLANAVGAATATGCGAGRNVADLDKVSKLLSQSNLNEDDNFWRDLINENLENPDILLVSKVETINGQQKDGVIRLPIQHALYEILPKLNTVCDRKVTQV; from the exons atgcctctccaaaccctaaaacCTTCAATCCATGGCGTTCGCGAATCTCTCCTCTCTGTCAAGCAGCGAGCTTTCCTTCTTCCCAAGCAGTGGAGGTCGATTCCTGCAGAGAAGAACCGGTGCGATTTGCGAATCACTGTCGCTAGAGGTGGAAATAAGGTTGATGGATTTGGAGGTAAGTATGGAGAGGTTTTGAGGAGGAATGGAGTTGGGATGAAGGATGTAGACATGGCGACACTGGGGAACCTTTGTGTGGACATCGTTCTGGACGTCCCGAGCTTGCCCCCGGCGCTGAAAGACGAGAGGTTGGCTTATATGGAGCGCTTGGAGGCTTCTCCCCCTGATAAG AAACATTGGGAAGCTGGTGGTAACTGCAACTTGGCCATAGCTGCTGCAAGGCTGGGGCTTCACTGTGCCTCTCTTGGCCATGTTGGTGATGAGATTTATGGACATTTCCTTCTTGATGTGCTTCGTGAGGAGGgcattgattttgttgatatgaatgaaaatattGAATCTATTTGCAGAGAAAGTATTTCTTACCAAACACTCCTATGTTGGGTTTTAGTTGACCCTTTCCAAAAGCATGGCTTTTGCAG CCGAGCTGATTTTAGTGATGAGCCTATGTTTAATTGGATGAGGGAGCTCTCAGCAAAAGCAAAGATAGCTATTCAACTGTCCAAAATCCTTTTCTGCAATGGTTATGCGTTTGATGAATTTTCTTCGGATATCATCATCTCTGCTCTTTATTGTGCTATTGACATGGGAACTGCAGTATTTTTTGACCCTGGTCCACGAGCAAGGACTCTTTTGCTTGGGCTGCCTCAACAACAGAGAGCTCTTGAACTTTTTTTGAGGCACAGTGATGTTCTTCTGTTTACTGCAGATGAG GCAGAGTCATTGACAGGGATCACAAACCCCATTCAGGCAGGACAAGAGTTACTCAAGAAAGGAGCTCACACAAGATGGGTCATAATTAAGATGGGTGGTAAGGGATCAATTTTGATAACCAACTCCAGTATTATATGCGCACCGGCATTCAAG GTGAATGTTGTCGACACCGTCGGGTGTGGAGATAGCTTTACTGCTGCTATTGGGTATGGATTTCTCCATGATATTTCTCCTGTTAGTACATTGGTTCTTGCCAATGCAGTGGGTGCTGCGACGGCCACCGGGTGCGGAGCTGGTCGAAATGTCGCAGATTTAGACAAGGTCTCAAAACTTTTAAGCCAATCAAATCTCAATGAAGATGATAATTTCTGGCGTGACTTGATCAATGAAAATTTGGAGAACCCGGATATTTTACTTGTTTCCAAAGTAGAAACCATAAATGGACAACAGAAAGATGGTGTCATTCGCTTACCAATACAGCATGCACTTTATGAAATTCTACCTAAGTTAAACACTGTTTGTGACCGTAAGGTAACACAAGTGTGA
- the LOC120283780 gene encoding probable myosin-binding protein 4 isoform X2, producing MAKKKDTPHFCSALSSAFLEWLLMLLLLFDVLIQYLGSKLARFCKLQMPCLLCTRRDRIFGNAKAEFFGDLICDDHKMEISSLVYCDTHENLADVHGMCQACFPVFAIGKKLNSGVYNPSMNFEHNDDACLQKKSYEDDIVYGEHSQRTRHCSCCSEPFKSKLHRNGLLRNDNFGDDVAEVGFSSGLLSFHPSGKLGTDDRLFHVGYSGLKDASDSDVDFAYSDDELGNVIVLGTETINKGVTLTDFSNDMIQEKLIQTEPLIPELSFSVCEKQLHPVESNDSAMQGLEELECVQVKSVLNGPLSSELISEQIPTEESNSKGSLGDAPNFSLSGDATKTLIPDGNLKASQLLNDTLQTATNASKLDFGLKGSLLSPRFAEIVSRRCGNRVPDDLKSVQQPLPNSRGLEFSWNDFVSSPRVPGQIDEFKPSDCSNSIIMQNITSKRLSADRNETVSECSDVSTVHRFFGDTNFDQSKQQAELDMDFVKVLYKELEEERSASAISANQAMNMINRLQEEKAAMQMEALQYLRMMEEQAEYDQEALQNANELLTQREKEIQDLEAVVESYRRRYGDEPLSEIVPELLNDLQEREACQS from the exons ATGGCCAAGAAGAAGGATACTCCTCATTTTTGTTCTGCTCTGTCTTCGGCTTTTCTCGAATGGTTATTGATGCTTTTGCTGctatttgatgttttaattcaGTATCTTGGGTCAAAACTTGCTAGGTTTTGCAAGTTACAGATGCCATGTTTGTTATGCACAAGAAGAGATCGAATCTTCGGGAATGCAAAGGCAGAATTTTTCGGGGACTTAATTTGTGATGATCATAAAATGGAGATTTCATCATTGGTATATTGTGATACTCATGAAAACCTTGCTGATGTTCATGGAATGTGCCAAGCTTGCTTCCCTGTGTTTGCTATTGGGAAGAAACTCAACTCGGGTGTGTATAATCCATCGATGAATTTTGAGCATAATGATGATGCATGTTTGCAAAAAAAGTCTTATGAAGATGATATCGTGTACGGTGAACATTCTCAGAGAACTAGGCATTGTTCATGTTGTTCTGAGCCATTTAAAAGTAAATTACATCGGAATGGTTTGCTTAGAAATGATAACTTTGGAGATGATGTTGCTGAAGTTGGTTTTTCTTCTGGGTTGCTATCATTTCACCCTTCAGGAAAACTAGGTACCGATGATCGATTGTTTCATGTTGGCTATAGTGGTCTCAAGGATGCATCCGATTCTGATGTAGATTTTGCATACTCAGATGATGAACTTGGAAATGTAATTGTTCTTGGGACTGAAACTATCAATAAAGGTGTCACATTGACTGATTTTTCAAATGACATGATACAAGAGAAGCTGATTCAAACAGAACCGTTGATTCCCGAGCTTAGTTTTTCTGTTTGTGAGAAGCAACTTCATCCTGTTGAATCTAATGATTCAGCTATGCAAGGTTTGGAAGAACTCGAGTGTGTCCAAGTAAAATCAGTTTTAAATGGTCCTTTATCATCTGAATTGATATCTGAACAAATTCCTACTGAGGAGTCGAATTCAAAAG GTTCTCTAGGTGATGCACCAAACTTTTCTTTGTCTGGGGATGCAACCAAAACTTTGATTCCTGATGGAAATTTAAAAGCATCTCAACTTTTAAATGATACACTTCAAACTGCTACTAATGCCTCAAAGCTTGATTTCGGCCTTAAGGGAAGCCTTCTATCTCCTAGATTTGCTGAGATAGTCTCAAGAAGGTGTGGCAATAGAGTTCCGGATGATCTGAAATCAGTTCAGCAGCCACTGCCAAATTCCCGGGGGCTCGAATTCTCCtggaatgattttgtttcaagTCCTAGAGTTCCCGGACAGATTGATGAATTCAAACCATCTGATTGTTCCAACTCCATCATAATGCAAAATATCACTTCTAAGAGGCTTTCTGCCGACAGAAACGAAACGGTTTCAGAGTGCTCAGATGTAAGCACTGTCCATAGATTCTTTGGAGACACAAATTTTGATCAGTCGAAACAACAAGCTGAATTAGACATGGATTTTGTAAAGGTTTTATATAAAGAATTGGAGGAAGAGAGAAGTGCTTCAGCAATTTCAGCTAATCAAGCAATGAACATGATCAACAGGCTACAAGAGGAGAAGGCTGCAATGCAAATGGAGGCATTACAGTACTTGAGGATGATGGAAGAACAAGCTGAGTATGATCAAGAAGCACTTCAGAATGCAAATGAGCTCTTAActcaaagagaaaaagaaatacaagatttAGAAGCTGTTGTTGAGAGCTATAGAAGGAGATATGGAGATGAACCATTATCAGAAATAGTACCAGAATTGCTGAATGATCTGCAGGAAAGAGAAGCTTGTCAATCTTGA
- the LOC120283780 gene encoding probable myosin-binding protein 4 isoform X1 codes for MAKKKDTPHFCSALSSAFLEWLLMLLLLFDVLIQYLGSKLARFCKLQMPCLLCTRRDRIFGNAKAEFFGDLICDDHKMEISSLVYCDTHENLADVHGMCQACFPVFAIGKKLNSGVYNPSMNFEHNDDACLQKKSYEDDIVYGEHSQRTRHCSCCSEPFKSKLHRNGLLRNDNFGDDVAEVGFSSGLLSFHPSGKLGTDDRLFHVGYSGLKDASDSDVDFAYSDDELGNVIVLGTETINKGVTLTDFSNDMIQEKLIQTEPLIPELSFSVCEKQLHPVESNDSAMQGLEELECVQVKSVLNGPLSSELISEQIPTEESNSKVGSLGDAPNFSLSGDATKTLIPDGNLKASQLLNDTLQTATNASKLDFGLKGSLLSPRFAEIVSRRCGNRVPDDLKSVQQPLPNSRGLEFSWNDFVSSPRVPGQIDEFKPSDCSNSIIMQNITSKRLSADRNETVSECSDVSTVHRFFGDTNFDQSKQQAELDMDFVKVLYKELEEERSASAISANQAMNMINRLQEEKAAMQMEALQYLRMMEEQAEYDQEALQNANELLTQREKEIQDLEAVVESYRRRYGDEPLSEIVPELLNDLQEREACQS; via the exons ATGGCCAAGAAGAAGGATACTCCTCATTTTTGTTCTGCTCTGTCTTCGGCTTTTCTCGAATGGTTATTGATGCTTTTGCTGctatttgatgttttaattcaGTATCTTGGGTCAAAACTTGCTAGGTTTTGCAAGTTACAGATGCCATGTTTGTTATGCACAAGAAGAGATCGAATCTTCGGGAATGCAAAGGCAGAATTTTTCGGGGACTTAATTTGTGATGATCATAAAATGGAGATTTCATCATTGGTATATTGTGATACTCATGAAAACCTTGCTGATGTTCATGGAATGTGCCAAGCTTGCTTCCCTGTGTTTGCTATTGGGAAGAAACTCAACTCGGGTGTGTATAATCCATCGATGAATTTTGAGCATAATGATGATGCATGTTTGCAAAAAAAGTCTTATGAAGATGATATCGTGTACGGTGAACATTCTCAGAGAACTAGGCATTGTTCATGTTGTTCTGAGCCATTTAAAAGTAAATTACATCGGAATGGTTTGCTTAGAAATGATAACTTTGGAGATGATGTTGCTGAAGTTGGTTTTTCTTCTGGGTTGCTATCATTTCACCCTTCAGGAAAACTAGGTACCGATGATCGATTGTTTCATGTTGGCTATAGTGGTCTCAAGGATGCATCCGATTCTGATGTAGATTTTGCATACTCAGATGATGAACTTGGAAATGTAATTGTTCTTGGGACTGAAACTATCAATAAAGGTGTCACATTGACTGATTTTTCAAATGACATGATACAAGAGAAGCTGATTCAAACAGAACCGTTGATTCCCGAGCTTAGTTTTTCTGTTTGTGAGAAGCAACTTCATCCTGTTGAATCTAATGATTCAGCTATGCAAGGTTTGGAAGAACTCGAGTGTGTCCAAGTAAAATCAGTTTTAAATGGTCCTTTATCATCTGAATTGATATCTGAACAAATTCCTACTGAGGAGTCGAATTCAAAAG tAGGTTCTCTAGGTGATGCACCAAACTTTTCTTTGTCTGGGGATGCAACCAAAACTTTGATTCCTGATGGAAATTTAAAAGCATCTCAACTTTTAAATGATACACTTCAAACTGCTACTAATGCCTCAAAGCTTGATTTCGGCCTTAAGGGAAGCCTTCTATCTCCTAGATTTGCTGAGATAGTCTCAAGAAGGTGTGGCAATAGAGTTCCGGATGATCTGAAATCAGTTCAGCAGCCACTGCCAAATTCCCGGGGGCTCGAATTCTCCtggaatgattttgtttcaagTCCTAGAGTTCCCGGACAGATTGATGAATTCAAACCATCTGATTGTTCCAACTCCATCATAATGCAAAATATCACTTCTAAGAGGCTTTCTGCCGACAGAAACGAAACGGTTTCAGAGTGCTCAGATGTAAGCACTGTCCATAGATTCTTTGGAGACACAAATTTTGATCAGTCGAAACAACAAGCTGAATTAGACATGGATTTTGTAAAGGTTTTATATAAAGAATTGGAGGAAGAGAGAAGTGCTTCAGCAATTTCAGCTAATCAAGCAATGAACATGATCAACAGGCTACAAGAGGAGAAGGCTGCAATGCAAATGGAGGCATTACAGTACTTGAGGATGATGGAAGAACAAGCTGAGTATGATCAAGAAGCACTTCAGAATGCAAATGAGCTCTTAActcaaagagaaaaagaaatacaagatttAGAAGCTGTTGTTGAGAGCTATAGAAGGAGATATGGAGATGAACCATTATCAGAAATAGTACCAGAATTGCTGAATGATCTGCAGGAAAGAGAAGCTTGTCAATCTTGA
- the LOC120283626 gene encoding glycolipid transfer protein 1: MEGTTVFTPSLEGMKHVKSEGGEMLTKPFLDVCKLVLPVIEKFGAAMTLVKSDIGGNISRLEAKYNSDPSKFELLYSMVHVEVESKTAKASSSCTNGLLWLTRAMDFLVELFRNLVEHHDWTMSQACTDSYAKTLKKWHGWLASSSFTLAMKLAPDRNKFMEVIGGSGDLNADMMKFCSTFSPFLEENHKFLASVGLDDLKAS; this comes from the exons ATGGAGGGGACTACGGTGTTCACGCCATCACTGGAAGGCATGAAGCACGTCAAGTCTGAGGGTGGGGAGATGCTCACCAAGCCCTTCCTCGATGTGTGCAAGCTTGTGCTGCCGGTCATAG AAAAGTTTGGAGCTGCAATGACACTCGTAAAGTCTGATATAGGGGGTAATATTTCG AGATTGGAAGCCAAATATAATTCTGATCCATCAAAGTTTGAGCTCCTCTACAGCATGGTCCATGTAGAGGTTGAATCCAAAACGGCAAAAGCTTCTTCAAGCTGTACCAATGGGCTTCTGTGGCTGACAAG GGCCATGGACTTCCTGGTGGAACTATTCCGCAACTTGGTTGAACATCATGATTGGACAATGTCACAAGCTTGTACAGATTCCTATGCCAAAACTCTGAAGAAATGGCATGGTTGGCTGGCTAGTTCTAGTTTCACG TTAGCCATGAAACTTGCTCCGGACAGGAACAAATTCATGGAAGTGATAGGAGGATCAGGTGATCTAAATGCCGATATGATGAAATTTTGCTCAACTTTCTCTCCTTTTCTTGAAGAGAATCACAAATTTCTG GCTAGTGTTGGTCTTGATGATCTCAAAGCATCttga
- the LOC120249953 gene encoding 50S ribosomal protein L7/L12-like, with amino-acid sequence MSHSLRLLRLARRNPSPLDHLHGILRPGTPPWRLWSSACESTSASNQPSQRVSALVDEISGLTLLEVVDLTEVLRKRLGVEEMPFMAVMAPGTGVGGGGGGLAGANAVAEKVEEKKEKTAFDLKLESFDAASKIKIIKEVRSFTDLGLKEAKDLVEKAPAVLKTGVPKEEAEKIAEKLKELGAKVVLE; translated from the coding sequence ATGAGCCATTCTCTCCGTCTTCTCCGGCTTGCTCGCCGGAACCCTAGCCCCTTGGATCACCTCCATGGGATTCTCCGGCCGGGGACGCCGCCATGGAGGTTATGGAGCTCCGCCTGCGAGTCAACCTCCGCTTCGAATCAGCCCAGCCAGCGTGTCTCCGCCCTTGTGGACGAGATCTCTGGACTTACTCTCCTCGAGGTTGTGGATCTCACGGAGGTCCTAAGGAAACGATTGGGTGTTGAGGAAATGCCGTTCATGGCCGTGATGGCGCCGGGAACGGGGGTTGGAGGTGGCGGCGGGGGGCTAGCAGGTGCCAACGCGGTGGCGGAGAAGgttgaggagaagaaggagaaaactGCATTTGATTTGAAGCTTGAGAGTTTCGATGCTGCTTCTAAGATTAAGATCATCAAAGAGGTTCGATCGTTTACCGATCTGGGTTTAAAGGAGGCCAAGGATCTGGTGGAGAAGGCTCCTGCAGTGTTGAAGACGGGGGTGCCGAAAGAGGAGGCGGAGAAGATTGCGGAGAAGTTGAAGGAGCTCGGCGCAAAGGTCGTCTTAGAATGA
- the LOC120249713 gene encoding GTPase HflX isoform X1, whose translation MRVTFSAVVAPPPSPSAPRRHPQILKQPRSHPHLHCVPLSASPGTSRIRRIVGVLEKDAPEVETAAAVDADGGESEIGINGFAVETVEVARDSPRKVLGRSKKMAQEEDDSSDRYKLRNGREIFEEKAYLVGVDCRGKEDALFSTEDSLKELAQLADTAGLLVVGSTSQKLAAPNPRTYIGSGKVAEIKTAIHALDVETVIFDDELSAGQLRNLEKAFGGDVRVCDRTALILDIFNQRAATHEASLQVALAQMEYQLPRLTKMWTHLERQAGGKVKGMGEKQIEVDKRILRTQISALRKELESVRQHRKQYRNRRLSVPVPVVSLVGYTNAGKSTLLNQLTGADVLAEDQLFATLDPTTRRVQINNGMEFLLTDTVGFIQKLPTMLVAAFRATLEEISESSLLVHVVDISHPLASQQIDAVNKVLGDLDVESIPKLMVWNKVDKADDPETVKIEAEEKGAICLSAIYGDGLEQFCFAVQAKLKDAMVPVEACIPYDKGELLNTIHQVGMVEATEYTENGTVIRGHVPLPLARLLTPMRQRVTGTH comes from the exons ATGAGGGTCACCTTCTCCGCCGTTGTTGCCCCTCCTCCCTCTCCTTCCGCTCCTCGGAGGCATCCACAGATCCTCAAGCAACCCCGCTCCCATCCACACCTCCATTGCGTTCCACTGTCAGCATCCCCAGGGACGTCAAGAATCCGCCGCATCGTCGGTGTCTTGGAAAAAGACGCGCCGGAGGTGGAAACAGCTGCTGCGGTAGACGCTGATGGAGGAGAAAGCGAGATTGGAATCAATGGGTTTGCGGTGGAGACTGTGGAAGTTGCCCGGGATTCACCTCGGAAGGTACTTGGGAGGAGCAAGAAGATGGCCCAAGAAGAGGATGATAGTTCTGATAGGTATAAATTGCGGAATGGGAGGGAG ATATTTGAAGAGAAAGCATATCTAGTTGGGGTTGATTGCAGAGGCAAGGAAGATGCTTTATTTAGCACTGAAGATTCTTTGAAGGAGCTTGCGCAGCTTGCAGACACAGCTGGCCTTTTGGTTGTTGGTTCAACTTCTCAAAA GCTTGCTGCACCAAACCCAAGGACATACATTGGATCTGGCAAGGTTGCCGAAATCAAGACTGCAAtccatgcccttgacgttgagaCTGTGATCTTTGATGATGAATTATCAGCAGG GCAACTACGCAACTTGGAAAAAGCATTTGGTGGGGATGTTCGGGTATGTGACCGCACTGCCTTGATTCTGGATATCTTTAACCAAAGGGCTGCTACACATGAAGCATCTTTACAG GTTGCTTTGGCACAAATGGAATACCAACTTCCTCGACTAACAAAAATGTGGACCCACCTTGAACGTCAAGCTGGAGGCAAAGTTAAGGGTATGGGTGAAAAACAAATTGAAGTAGACAAGCGTATTTTACGCACTCAA ATAAGTGCTTTAAGGAAAGAGTTGGAATCTGTTAGGCAGCATCGTAAACAATATCGCAACCGCCGCTTGTCAGTACCAGTTCCAGTTGTTTCCCta GTTGGATACACAAATGCTGGGAAGAGTACGCTGCTGAATCAGTTGACTGGAGCTGATGTTCTTGCAGAGGATCAATTATTTGCGACTCTAGACCCAACTACACGAAGAGTTCAG ATTAACAATGGGATGGAATTTCTTCTAACTGATACTGTGGGATTCATTCAGAAGCTTCCTACTATGCTG GTTGCAGCCTTCAGAGCAACGCTTGAAGAAATTTCCGAATCTTCACTGTTAGTCCATGTTGTTGATATTAG TCATCCGCTTGCTTCACAACAAATAGATGCTGTTAACAAAGTTCTGGGTGATTTGGACGTGGAATCGATTCCAAAGTTGATGGTTTGGAATAAG GTTGACAAGGCTGATGATCCAGAGACCGTAAAAATTGAAGCAGAAGAGAAAGGTGCAATTTGTTTGTCAGCCATATATGGTGATGGTTTAGAACAATTCTGCTTTGCTGTTCAGGCAAAACTTAAG GATGCAATGGTGCCAGTAGAAGCTTGTATCCCATATGATAAAGGGGAACTCCTAAATACCATCCATCAGGTTGGAATGGTTGAAGCAACG GAGTACACAGAGAATGGGACTGTAATTCGAGGACACGTTCCTCTTCCGCTTGCAAGACTGCTCACACCAATGAGGCAGCGCGTCACAGGAACTCACTAA
- the LOC120249713 gene encoding GTPase HflX isoform X2 — protein sequence MSCLRVICARVHSNLVDRCLHPQSHGSQLKWLAAPNPRTYIGSGKVAEIKTAIHALDVETVIFDDELSAGQLRNLEKAFGGDVRVCDRTALILDIFNQRAATHEASLQVALAQMEYQLPRLTKMWTHLERQAGGKVKGMGEKQIEVDKRILRTQISALRKELESVRQHRKQYRNRRLSVPVPVVSLVGYTNAGKSTLLNQLTGADVLAEDQLFATLDPTTRRVQINNGMEFLLTDTVGFIQKLPTMLVAAFRATLEEISESSLLVHVVDISHPLASQQIDAVNKVLGDLDVESIPKLMVWNKVDKADDPETVKIEAEEKGAICLSAIYGDGLEQFCFAVQAKLKDAMVPVEACIPYDKGELLNTIHQVGMVEATEYTENGTVIRGHVPLPLARLLTPMRQRVTGTH from the exons ATGTCTTGTCTTCGAGTAATCTGTGCACGTGTGCATTCTAACTTAGTTGATCGATGTCTTCATCCACAATCTCATGGAAGCCAGTTGAAGTG GCTTGCTGCACCAAACCCAAGGACATACATTGGATCTGGCAAGGTTGCCGAAATCAAGACTGCAAtccatgcccttgacgttgagaCTGTGATCTTTGATGATGAATTATCAGCAGG GCAACTACGCAACTTGGAAAAAGCATTTGGTGGGGATGTTCGGGTATGTGACCGCACTGCCTTGATTCTGGATATCTTTAACCAAAGGGCTGCTACACATGAAGCATCTTTACAG GTTGCTTTGGCACAAATGGAATACCAACTTCCTCGACTAACAAAAATGTGGACCCACCTTGAACGTCAAGCTGGAGGCAAAGTTAAGGGTATGGGTGAAAAACAAATTGAAGTAGACAAGCGTATTTTACGCACTCAA ATAAGTGCTTTAAGGAAAGAGTTGGAATCTGTTAGGCAGCATCGTAAACAATATCGCAACCGCCGCTTGTCAGTACCAGTTCCAGTTGTTTCCCta GTTGGATACACAAATGCTGGGAAGAGTACGCTGCTGAATCAGTTGACTGGAGCTGATGTTCTTGCAGAGGATCAATTATTTGCGACTCTAGACCCAACTACACGAAGAGTTCAG ATTAACAATGGGATGGAATTTCTTCTAACTGATACTGTGGGATTCATTCAGAAGCTTCCTACTATGCTG GTTGCAGCCTTCAGAGCAACGCTTGAAGAAATTTCCGAATCTTCACTGTTAGTCCATGTTGTTGATATTAG TCATCCGCTTGCTTCACAACAAATAGATGCTGTTAACAAAGTTCTGGGTGATTTGGACGTGGAATCGATTCCAAAGTTGATGGTTTGGAATAAG GTTGACAAGGCTGATGATCCAGAGACCGTAAAAATTGAAGCAGAAGAGAAAGGTGCAATTTGTTTGTCAGCCATATATGGTGATGGTTTAGAACAATTCTGCTTTGCTGTTCAGGCAAAACTTAAG GATGCAATGGTGCCAGTAGAAGCTTGTATCCCATATGATAAAGGGGAACTCCTAAATACCATCCATCAGGTTGGAATGGTTGAAGCAACG GAGTACACAGAGAATGGGACTGTAATTCGAGGACACGTTCCTCTTCCGCTTGCAAGACTGCTCACACCAATGAGGCAGCGCGTCACAGGAACTCACTAA